AAAAACTCTATGATCGGGAAACGTTTTACGCGGGCTTTGGGAATCGGCACGGCTTTGTCGACAGTCCTTTTGTCGGCGCTTCCGGCAGCCGCTCAGCAGTCCATCGAATCGCTGCAGGAGCAGCTCGAAATGCTGCAAAACCAGATTATGGAATTGACGGCCGCTCAGCAGAAGCAGGCCTCATCCGCTCCGGATTTCAAAATCAAATGGAAACCGGCTCCGACGATTTCGAGCGCCGATGGCCGCTTTGAAATGGGCATCAAGGGTCGCATGTTCTTCGATACCGCCTGGGTCGACGACGCCGACAACACCGAAAGCGTGCGCGCGGCGAAGTTCCGTCTGGCCCGCCTCGGCGTCGCCGGGAAAGCCTGGAACAATCTGAAATATAACTTCGAAGTTGATTTCGCCGGCGACAAGACCTCGATCAAGGACGCGACCATTGGCTATGACCTTGGTCTGACCACGGTTCAGATCGGTCACTTCAAGACCTTCAATTCGCTCGATGAGCAAACAAGCGACACCTACACCACCTTCATGGAACGGGCGACCGGCAATGCCGCCTTCGGCCTGACCCGCCAGATGGGTATCGCCGTCCTTGCCGGTGACAAGACCTGGTCGGCTTCGGCGGGCGCTTTCCGTGGCGCACAGAGCGATACAGCGAATGACACTGGCCAGACCTTTGCCGCGCGTCTGACCTATGGTCCGAAGGTTGGCGACGGCCTCGTCCATATGGGCGTGAGCTACCGCCACCGCAACAAGGGTGCCGATCAGGGCGCTTATAGCTACAGTACCGCTCCCTTCACGAGC
The sequence above is drawn from the Govania unica genome and encodes:
- a CDS encoding porin — translated: MIGKRFTRALGIGTALSTVLLSALPAAAQQSIESLQEQLEMLQNQIMELTAAQQKQASSAPDFKIKWKPAPTISSADGRFEMGIKGRMFFDTAWVDDADNTESVRAAKFRLARLGVAGKAWNNLKYNFEVDFAGDKTSIKDATIGYDLGLTTVQIGHFKTFNSLDEQTSDTYTTFMERATGNAAFGLTRQMGIAVLAGDKTWSASAGAFRGAQSDTANDTGQTFAARLTYGPKVGDGLVHMGVSYRHRNKGADQGAYSYSTAPFTSFGTKFVNTGALAKTDNLFGAELAGVYGPFSVQGEYMTLKAKRLTPAVGFGDPSFQSYYVDASWFITGESRPYEGKSGTFGRVKPKSPAYNGGWGAWQVAARYDVTNLTDENIFGGDQKTWIVGLNWYLNDWSRLMANYSRAKITDGPNSLTTNGPDRANKVNAVMLRAQVDW